A window from Dysidea avara chromosome 2, odDysAvar1.4, whole genome shotgun sequence encodes these proteins:
- the LOC136248243 gene encoding golgin subfamily A member 6-like protein 2 has product MCRYSIRLYMQGPKQFKDTPSFNKNWDSAGLQQDSVGLQQDSAGLQQDSAGLQQDSAGLQQDSVGLQQDSVGLQQDGAGLQQDGAGLQQDGAGLQQDGAGLQQDGAGLQQDGAGLQQDGAGLQQDGAGLQQDGAGLQQDGAGLQQDGAGLQQDGAGLQQDGAGLQQDGAGLQQDGAGLQQDGAGLQQDSAIHHQNRPPWVLLSDHFINQDMQFQSTVLL; this is encoded by the exons ATGTGCAGGTATTCCATCAGGTTATACATGCAGGGTCCTAAACAGTTCAAGGACACCCCTAGTTTCAACAAGAATTGG GATAGTGCTGGACTACAACAGGATAGTGTTGGACTACAACAGGATAGTGCTGGACTACAACAGGATAGTGCTGGACTACAACAGGATAGTGCTGGACTACAACAGGATAGTGTTGGACTACAACAGGATAGTGTTGGACTACAACAGGATGGTGCTGGACTACAACAGGATGGTGCTGGACTACAACAGGATGGTGCTGGACTACAACAGGATGGTGCTGGACTACAACAGGATGGTGCTGGACTACAACAGGATGGTGCTGGACTACAACAGGATGGTGCTGGACTACAACAGGATGGTGCTGGACTACAACAGGATGGTGCTGGACTACAACAGGATGGTGCTGGACTACAACAGGATGGTGCTGGACTACAACAGGATGGTGCTGGACTACAACAGGATGGTGCTGGACTACAACAGGATGGTGCTGGACTACAACAGGATGGTGCTGGACTACAACAGGATGGTGCTGGACTACAACAGGATAGTGCTATACATCATCAAAACAGACCACCATGGGTCTTACTTTCAGACCATTTCATCAACCAAGACATGCAGTTCCAGTCAACTGTACTTCTTTAA
- the LOC136248244 gene encoding ATP-dependent DNA helicase RecQ-like gives MKRMLHLYLLYSKPHYNNVQNTFDYSHIDAHLTKYNILCDQQQGFCQCETQLLLTVNDFTENLTNNEQTDIRSCGESLCTRRGDIRSCPKLCVRKRHICCVANWVRQIPDEKKGSIAVIVTPLTALMLDQKKRFSNAGIRAEFVGSTQQDDSAIDDVLHGQVQLLYISPESLLNNGIFRAMLQSKVYKKNLISLVIDEAHCVKLWGDVFRKAFAEIGNLRSILPYNMNVMATATKQMELIHVDHSNIKYFVKSKATQAELYTMLADELLSQWENTVKTVLFCCRLVDCGDMYQRIKNSLGSNITEPPGLPNIIEFRLINLFTAASTTEMREKVLDEFCKWNTRLRLRLGAPNTVEELVQQSGRAGRDDSQAEAILYYKKLGKHTSKAMEEYGQNETRCHRALLLSNLLFCDGTEPTIACRCCDLCSALCNCQNCN, from the exons ATGAAGAGAATGCTCCATCTTTATCTTTTATATTCCAAGCCTCATTACAACAATGTACAG AACACATTTGACTATTCACATATTGATGCTCATCTTACTAAATATAACATCTTGTGTGATCAACAACAAGGCTTCTGCCAATGTGAAACTCAATTATTGCTAACAGTTAATGATTTCACTGAGAACTTAACCAATAATGAGCAAACTGACATTAGATCATGCGGAGAATCTTTGTGCACCCGCAGAGGTGATA TTAGAAGCTGTCCAAAGCTTTGTGTCAGGAAGAGACACATTTGTTGTGTTGCCAACTGGGTACGGCAAATCCCTGAT GAAAAAAAAGGTAGCATTGCAGTAATTGTTACGCCATTGACTGCACTGATGCTTGACCAGAAGAAAAGGTTTAGTAATGCAGGCATAAGAGCTGAGTTTGTTGGAAGTACACAGCAAGACGACAGTGCTATTGATGATGTCCTACACGGTCAAGTGCAGCTATTATATATCAGTCCTGAGAGCTTACTGAACAATGGAATATTCAGAGCCATGCTTCAGAGCAAggtatacaaaaaaaatttaatatctTTGGTCATTGATGAAGCTCACTGTGTTAAACTATG GGGTGATGTTTTCAGAAAGGCATTTGCAGAAATAGGCAACCTACGAAGTATACTGCCTTATAACATGAATGTCATggctactgcaacaaaacagaTG GAGCTAATACATGTTGACCACTCAAACATCAAGTATTTTGTGAAGTCAAAAGCTACACAAGCTGAGCTTTACACCATGTTAGCAGATGAACTACTCAGTCAATGGGAAAATACTGTCAAGACTGTACTGTTCTGCTGCAGATTGGTTGATTGTGGGGATATGTATCAAAGGATAAAGAATAGCCTTGGTAGTAATATAACAGAGCCCCCTGGACTGCCCAATATTATAGAGTTCAGGCTGATAAATCTATTTACTGCTGCATCCACTACAGAGATGAGGGAGAAGGTCTTGGATGAATTTTGCAAGTGGAACACTAGACTAAGACTTAGACTG GGGGCACCAAACACGGTTGAGGAGCTGGTACAGCAAAGTGGAAGAGCAGGGAGAGATGATAGTCAGGCTGAAGCCATTTTGTACTACAAGAAACTAGGAAAACACACTTCCAAAGCCATGGAAGAATATGGTCAAAATGAAACGAGATGTCACAGAGCCCTGTTACTGTCTAACTTATTGTTCTGTGATGGCACTGAACCAACAATAGCATGTCGGTGTTGCGATCTGTGTTCTGCCCTTTGTAACTGCCAAAACTGTAATTAG
- the LOC136247684 gene encoding uncharacterized protein, with the protein MQWYHFLSRISGSGSKYNGSLASVVPALCQESTNQVPSARDNGSLASVVPALCQESTDQVPSARDSGSLGAVVSVPQPSSADSNCCGFVLVTDNIHKNIRPSYQREHRQTQSLHTAILVQ; encoded by the exons ATGCAGTGGTACCACTTCTTGTCAAGAATCAGCGGATCAGGTTCCAAGT ACAATGGTAGTCTTGCTTCAGTTGTCCCTGCTTTGTGTCAGGAATCTACCAATCAGGTTCCAAGTGCGAGAG ACAATGGTAGTCTTGCTTCAGTTGTCCCTGCTTTGTGTCAGGAATCCACCGATCAGGTTCCAAGTGCGAGAG ATAGTGGTAGTCTTGGTGCAGTTGTTAGTGTTCCACAGCCATCTTCTGCTGATAGTAATTGTTGTGGGTTTGTGCTGGTGACTGACAACATTCACAAGAACATAAGACCAAGTTACCAGAGGGAGCATCGCCAAACACAGTCACTACACACTGCCATTCTTGTGCAGTGA